In Equus caballus isolate H_3958 breed thoroughbred chromosome 7, TB-T2T, whole genome shotgun sequence, one DNA window encodes the following:
- the OR8B1AO gene encoding LOW QUALITY PROTEIN: olfactory receptor 8B3 (The sequence of the model RefSeq protein was modified relative to this genomic sequence to represent the inferred CDS: inserted 1 base in 1 codon), with the protein MAPGNGSFLTEFILVGLTDLPVLQLPXFFLFLIMYMVTVLGNLGLIILIGLSSHLHTPMYFFLFNLSFIDFFYSSVFTPKMLINFISKKNIISYTGCMAQFYFLSFFGISECYVLTALAYDLYVAICKPLLYNIAMSPKVCSSLMLGSYLMAFSGAMAHTGCMLRLTFCDANTVNHYFCDFLPLLQLSCTSTYVNELVVFIVVGINVIVPSLTIFISYGFILSSILRISSTEGRSKAFSTCSSHIIAVSLFFGSSAFTYLKPSSSVSMDEGKISSVFYTNTVPLMNPLIYSLRNKDVKLALRKILSRRKF; encoded by the exons ATGGCTCCTGGAAATGGTTCTTTTTtgacagaatttattttggtggGATTAACAGATCTTCCTGTTCTTCAACTCc ctttcttcctgtttctaaTAATGTATATGGTCACTGTGTTAGGAAACTTGGGCTTGATAATTTTAATTGGGCTGAGTTCACACCTACAtacccccatgtactttttcctctttaatttgtctttcatagatttcttttattcttctgtttttacACCCAAAATGCTAATTAACTTCATATCCAAGAAGAATATTATTTCCTACACTGGCTGCATGGCCCAGTTTtactttttgagtttttttggtATTTCTGAATGCTATGTGCTGACAGCATTGGCATATGATctctatgtggccatctgtaaacCACTTTTGTATAACATTGCCATGTCCCCTAAAGTGTGTTCCAGCCTTATGCTTGGTTCATACTTAATGGCATTTTCTGGTGCCATGGCTCACACTGGATGCATGCTAAGACTGACCTTCTGTGATGCAAACACCGTCAACCATTATTTCtgtgactttctccctctgcttcagctCTCCTGCACGAGCACCTATGTCAATGAGCTGGTTGTTTTTATTGTGGTGGGCATCAACGTCATTGTGCCCAGTCTCACCATCTTTATCTCTTATGGTTTCATTCTCTCCAGCATCCTCCGCATCAGCTCCACAGAGGGCAGGTCCAAAGCCTTCAGTACCTGCAGTTCCCACATAATTGCTGTTTCTCTGTTCTTTGGATCAAGTGCATTTACGTATCTCAAACCATCTTCTTCTGTGTCTATGGATGAGGGAAAAATCTCTTCTGTCTTTTACACCAATACAGTTCCCTTGATGAACCCCTTAATTTATAGCTTGAGGAATAAAGATGTTAAACTTGCTCTGAGAAAAATTCTGAGTAGGAGAAAGTTTTGA